The following DNA comes from Amycolatopsis albispora.
CCTGCTCAGCGCCGCCGACGACGCCGGGTTCCGCGAGTACGTCGACCCGCTGACCCGCAGCGGCCACGGCGCGCACGACTTCAGCTGGACCGCGGCGGTGGTGCTGGACCTCCTAGAGTGGGGCCATGAGCGATGACGTGAGCCGCTTTCCCGTGGTGGAACCGGCGGAACTGCCCGAGGACCTGCGTGACCGCGTCGGCGCGATCGCCGAAAAGTCCGGTTTTGTGCCGAACATCTTCCGCGCGCTGGGCCACCGCCCCGCCGAGCTGCGGGCTTTCCTCGACTACCACGACGCGCTGATGGACCGCTCGGACGGGCTCAGCAAGGCCGAACGCGAACTCGTCGTGGTCGCCACCTCCGGCGCCAACCACTGCACCTACTGCGTGGTGGCACACGGCGCGATCCTGCGCATCCGCGCGAAGGACCCCGAGCTGGCCGACCGGGTGTCCAGCAACCCGTGGCAGGTCGAACTGGACGAGCGCGGGCGCGCCATCATCGACCTGGCGCTCGCGCTGGCCCGCGATTCGGCGCGCTTCGGCGAGCCCGAACTCGCGGCGGCGCGGGCGGCCGGGCTCACCGAGGACGAGATCTGGGACGTCGGCGCCATCACCGCGCTGTTCGCCATGTCGAACCGGCTCGCGCACCTGACCGCGCTGCGCCCGAACCCCGAGTTCTTCACCATGGGCCGTTAGGGCCAGTTCCGCTGCGCCGGACGGCGCAACCTCATCCGCGAGCTGAACACCCGCCGGCGGCCGGACGTAATTGCGTTCGAAGCCGCGTCTTCCCCGGCCGGAAACAATTTCCGGCGACGCGGCCCCCGCCCCGACGAAGTTCTGACCCCGATGAGGTAATCCATGGGTAGACATCGCATTTCCCGGCGCGCGAAACTGACCACCGGCGCGCTCGGGCTGGTGATCGCGGTCGGCGTGGTGACGGTCAGCGCGACCGCCGGTGACCCCGCACCGGCGAGCGCGGACGGCGCCGACAGGTCGCTGTTCGCCGACATCCTCACCGTGCCGCCGAACGTGCGGATTCCCGCACCGCAGCGCAAAGCGAGCAAAGGTACGTTCACGGTCGACTGTGGACGGAACGAGAACGGGCACTTCAACCCGGACAACTTCATCGCCCAGCCGGGGGTCCGCAACGGCGCCCAGCACCTGCACGACTACGTGGGCAACCTGTCCACCAACGCCGATTCCAGCAACCGCAGCCTGGCGCGCGCGGGGACCACGTGCAAAAACGGCGACAAGTCCACCTATTTCTGGCCCGTGCTGCGCATCAGCGAAGAAGAAGAGCCCGCGGAAAATCCGCCCGCGGCGGAACAGAAAGCACAGCGGAAGCAAGCACAGGCGGCCGACCAGCAGGCCAAGGCGCAGCCGCGGGTGGACTGCCCGGACGTGGCCAGCCAGCTGCCCGAAGAGGTCCCGGAGCCCGCGCAGGACGAGGTCGACGCCGAACTGGGCGCACTCGACAGCCAGCTCGACGCCGCCGAGCAGAAGGTGCAGGCCGGTGAGGACCCGGCCGCCGTGCTCGAACCGCTGAAGGGTGAGCGAGCCGCCGCCATCGACCGCATGAGCGACGCGATCGGGGCCGGGCTGCCCGACCTCGCGCAGTGCGGGATCAAGGACCAGGGCAATCCCGGTGTGGCCAACGGTGACGAGAACAGCGACGCCGCGCAGGCCGAAGGCACCGCGCAGGAAGCGGCC
Coding sequences within:
- a CDS encoding DUF1996 domain-containing protein encodes the protein MGRHRISRRAKLTTGALGLVIAVGVVTVSATAGDPAPASADGADRSLFADILTVPPNVRIPAPQRKASKGTFTVDCGRNENGHFNPDNFIAQPGVRNGAQHLHDYVGNLSTNADSSNRSLARAGTTCKNGDKSTYFWPVLRISEEEEPAENPPAAEQKAQRKQAQAADQQAKAQPRVDCPDVASQLPEEVPEPAQDEVDAELGALDSQLDAAEQKVQAGEDPAAVLEPLKGERAAAIDRMSDAIGAGLPDLAQCGIKDQGNPGVANGDENSDAAQAEGTAQEAARPQPEENDNNELEGNEGEIQRPAKVDLTFRGSPVTRVTAMPRFLRILYGDAKVSTNGPKNARDSWTCSGFEDRVLMNKYPICPEGSKVVRLHDFPSCWDGRNIDSANHRDHIVFPDQNGRCGRGFRAVPQLRITLTYDIPREVQLAGRYAVDSFPEEAHNPLSDHDDFANVMSQRIMWRLVNCVNRGRTCQE
- a CDS encoding peroxidase-related enzyme (This protein belongs to a clade of uncharacterized proteins related to peroxidases such as the alkylhydroperoxidase AhpD.), producing MSDDVSRFPVVEPAELPEDLRDRVGAIAEKSGFVPNIFRALGHRPAELRAFLDYHDALMDRSDGLSKAERELVVVATSGANHCTYCVVAHGAILRIRAKDPELADRVSSNPWQVELDERGRAIIDLALALARDSARFGEPELAAARAAGLTEDEIWDVGAITALFAMSNRLAHLTALRPNPEFFTMGR